The genomic DNA CCGGTTCTTATTTTACTGGGTTCAATGCTGGCATTCAGCGAAGCCTTTGAATCAAGCGGTAGCGCCGGTGTGATCAGTGACTTTTTGATAACTGCGAGTGATACAACTACTCCTCTTGTGCTCCTTGGCATCGTTTTGGTGGCAACGGTAATTGTGTCTGATTTTATTAATTCAACCACAGCAGCTGTGCTCATGGCGCCGATCGCTATTATTGTCGCGACCGGTATTGGTGCATCGATCGACCCGTTCTTGATGGCTGTTGCGATCGGGTCAGCGGCTGCATTCCTGACGCCTGTTGGTCATGAGTCAAACACACTTGTTCTTGGTCCTGGTGGGTATAAGTTTATTGATTATGTAAAAGTTGGTTTGCCGATGGATATTATTATTGTTGTTGCATCACTTATCCTCCTGCCTATCTTTTGGCCGCTTTAGAATAGTCTATTTCTGCGAAGTATCTTGAGGAGTACGGCACTTATTGCACTTACAGCCATGTGGTTTGATGTATTCATCAACATACGACTTGCCGTAGTCGTAGGTCAGCTCTTCGCCGGGCTGTATTTTACGCTTAGCGTAGACCTTGATCGTGTGTTTGATAACGTCGGTCTCGCAGTTCGGCCGACAGGAGTGATTAATGTAACGAGCAATGTTTTCTCGGCCGCTTCCGTCCATGGTCCACTTCGTATTGATCTCAAAGAGATACTTGTTTGCGCGTCTGTCAGCTTCGTCGTTCGTTATGATCTCGCCGGTGTATTCGATCACAAACTGTCCTTTCTCTATTACTTGATCAGCAAAAAGACCGAGTCCAGCCTGGGAGCGCTTAACAGAAACGCGTGCTGGTTCTTGTTTTCGATACA from Candidatus Paceibacterota bacterium includes the following:
- a CDS encoding SET domain-containing protein-lysine N-methyltransferase — protein: MYRKQEPARVSVKRSQAGLGLFADQVIEKGQFVIEYTGEIITNDEADRRANKYLFEINTKWTMDGSGRENIARYINHSCRPNCETDVIKHTIKVYAKRKIQPGEELTYDYGKSYVDEYIKPHGCKCNKCRTPQDTSQK